One stretch of Segatella copri DNA includes these proteins:
- the pckA gene encoding phosphoenolpyruvate carboxykinase (ATP), translating to MAKFDKSVLAKYGITGTTEVLYNPSYEVLFNEETKEGLEGFEVGQETELGAVNVMTGIYTGRSPKDKFIVDDATSHDTVWWDSEEYHNDNHKATPEAWNAVKEIAKKELSNKKLFVVDGFCGTHKDTRMKVRFIVEVAWQAHFVTNMFIRPQNEAEFDQEPDFIVYNASKAKVENWKELGLHSETAVVFNVTSKEQVIINTWYGGEMKKGMFSMMNYFLPLKGMASMHCSANTDMNGENTAIFFGLSGTGKTTLSTDPKRKLIGDDEHGWDDEGVFNFEGGCYAKVINLDKESEPDIYGAITRDALLENVTVAKDGKIDFADKTVTENTRVSYPIYHIKNIQRPFSQGPAAKQVIFLSADAFGVLPPVSILNAEQTKYYFLSGFTAKLAGTERGITEPTPTFSACFGQAFLELHPTKYAEELVKKMQKSGAKAYLVNTGWNGTGKRISIRDTRGIIDAILDHSIDAAPTKTIPFFNFVVPTQLEGVDPKILDPRDTYADASQWEEKAKDLAARFIKNFKKYETNEAGKALVAAGPQL from the coding sequence ATGGCAAAGTTTGATAAGTCAGTTTTAGCAAAGTACGGAATCACAGGTACAACTGAGGTTCTCTACAATCCTTCTTATGAGGTATTGTTCAATGAGGAGACTAAGGAAGGTCTCGAGGGTTTTGAGGTTGGTCAGGAGACTGAGCTCGGTGCAGTTAACGTAATGACTGGTATTTACACTGGTCGTTCTCCTAAAGACAAGTTCATCGTTGACGATGCTACATCTCACGACACAGTATGGTGGGATTCTGAGGAGTATCACAACGATAACCACAAGGCAACTCCAGAGGCATGGAACGCCGTTAAGGAGATCGCTAAGAAGGAGCTTTCTAACAAGAAGTTGTTCGTAGTAGATGGTTTCTGCGGTACACACAAGGATACACGTATGAAGGTACGTTTCATCGTTGAGGTAGCATGGCAGGCACACTTCGTAACAAATATGTTCATCCGTCCTCAGAACGAGGCTGAGTTCGATCAGGAGCCAGACTTCATCGTTTACAATGCTTCTAAGGCAAAGGTTGAGAACTGGAAGGAGTTGGGTCTCCACTCAGAGACAGCCGTTGTATTCAACGTAACTTCTAAGGAGCAGGTTATCATCAACACATGGTATGGTGGTGAGATGAAGAAGGGTATGTTCTCTATGATGAACTACTTCTTGCCATTGAAGGGTATGGCTTCTATGCACTGCTCTGCCAACACAGATATGAACGGTGAGAACACTGCTATCTTCTTCGGTCTTTCTGGTACAGGTAAGACTACATTGTCAACAGACCCTAAGCGTAAGTTGATCGGTGACGATGAGCACGGATGGGACGACGAGGGTGTGTTCAACTTCGAAGGTGGTTGCTACGCTAAGGTTATCAACCTTGACAAGGAGTCTGAGCCAGATATCTACGGTGCTATCACACGTGACGCTCTCCTCGAGAACGTAACTGTAGCTAAGGATGGTAAGATTGACTTCGCAGATAAGACTGTTACCGAGAATACTCGTGTATCTTATCCTATCTACCACATCAAGAACATCCAGCGTCCATTCTCTCAGGGTCCAGCTGCTAAGCAGGTTATCTTCCTCTCAGCAGATGCATTCGGTGTATTGCCACCAGTATCTATCTTGAACGCTGAGCAGACTAAGTATTACTTCCTCTCTGGCTTCACAGCTAAGTTGGCTGGTACAGAGCGCGGTATCACCGAGCCTACTCCAACATTCTCTGCTTGCTTCGGTCAGGCATTCTTGGAGTTGCACCCAACTAAGTACGCTGAGGAGTTGGTAAAGAAGATGCAGAAGTCTGGTGCTAAGGCATACTTGGTTAACACAGGTTGGAACGGTACAGGCAAGCGTATCTCTATCCGCGATACACGTGGTATCATCGACGCTATCCTCGACCACTCAATCGACGCAGCTCCTACAAAGACTATCCCATTCTTCAACTTCGTAGTTCCTACACAGTTGGAAGGCGTAGATCCTAAGATTCTCGATCCACGTGATACATACGCTGATGCTTCTCAGTGGGAGGAGAAGGCTAAGGATTTGGCTGCTCGTTTCATCAAGAACTTCAAGAAGTATGAGACAAACGAGGCAGGTAAGGCTCTCGTTGCTGCTGGTCCACAGCTCTAA
- the upp gene encoding uracil phosphoribosyltransferase has translation MKINNLSEHNCIINRYLAEMRDCDYQKNRLLFRNNIMRIGEYEAFEISKTLNYEKTEVTTPLGVAQVNLPTEKIVIGTIFRAGLPFHEGFLNIFDHSGNAFVSAYREYTNKEHTEVGVHIEYLATPDLTDKVLIIADPMLATGISMEMGMKAFLTKGNPKHIHIACVLAAPEGIEHIKKTFPEDKTTIWCASIDEGLNEHKYIVPGFGDAGDLCYGSKL, from the coding sequence ATGAAGATAAATAATCTGAGCGAGCACAATTGCATCATCAACCGCTATCTGGCAGAGATGCGTGACTGCGATTATCAAAAGAACCGATTGCTCTTCCGCAACAACATTATGAGAATCGGTGAGTATGAGGCCTTTGAAATATCAAAGACTCTTAATTACGAAAAGACTGAGGTGACTACACCACTCGGTGTGGCCCAGGTCAATCTTCCTACCGAAAAGATTGTCATCGGTACTATATTCCGTGCCGGACTTCCTTTCCACGAAGGTTTCCTCAATATTTTCGACCACTCTGGCAATGCCTTTGTGAGTGCTTATCGCGAGTATACCAACAAGGAGCATACTGAGGTGGGCGTACATATCGAATACCTCGCCACACCTGATCTTACTGATAAGGTGCTCATCATTGCCGACCCTATGCTTGCCACAGGTATCAGCATGGAGATGGGTATGAAGGCTTTCCTCACCAAGGGCAATCCTAAACATATCCACATTGCCTGTGTTCTCGCTGCACCTGAGGGCATTGAGCACATCAAGAAGACTTTCCCTGAGGACAAGACTACTATTTGGTGTGCCTCTATTGATGAGGGCTTGAACGAGCATAAATATATCGTGCCAGGATTCGGCGATGCCGGCGACTTGTGCTATGGCAGCAAGCTCTAA
- a CDS encoding nucleoside kinase, translating into MKQVIQIRCKNNKKSQKVEIGSTLFDIFSAFDLKMTHGPVSARVNNKVEGMHYRVYNSKDVEFLDMTSSSGSRAYTRTLFFVLCKAVQDIYPATDVVIDIPVSNGFYVDIRLGRPVVDEDVNIIRRRMQEIIDARMPIRRFTVPTEEAVALFQEKGDVEKVKLLKTSGSIYTTYYKIGDYVDYYYGTLLTNTSQLYLFGLEKYYDGMLLRIPSLKNPDVLGEMTRQDKMFEIFKEHHRWQSILGIRTVGDFNQAIDANHATDIINISEALQEKKIAKIAEEIASRKGVKLVLLAGPSSSGKTTSCKRLSIQLAVNGLKPLQISLDDYFVDREKTPKDASGEYDYESIYALDLDLINEQFNALFRGEEVELPKYDFQSGKSKKSGNRLKMNDNNVLVVEGIHALNPELTAHIPQEQIFRVYASALTTILLDNHNYIPTTDNRLLRRIIRDNKYRGVSAQETIHRWPSVRAGENKWIFPFQENADAMLNTAMLYELAVIKMQAEPLLQQVPENCEEYAEAYRLLKFLKYFKGIPYNNLPPTSLLREFLGGSSFHY; encoded by the coding sequence ATGAAACAAGTAATTCAAATCCGTTGCAAAAATAATAAAAAATCTCAGAAAGTAGAAATCGGAAGCACACTTTTTGATATTTTTTCTGCATTTGACCTCAAAATGACCCACGGACCGGTGTCGGCAAGGGTAAATAACAAGGTTGAAGGCATGCATTATCGTGTTTATAATTCTAAAGATGTAGAATTCCTTGATATGACTTCTTCATCCGGTTCGCGTGCATATACCCGTACCCTCTTCTTTGTTCTCTGCAAGGCGGTACAGGACATTTATCCTGCTACAGATGTGGTGATTGATATCCCCGTATCGAATGGTTTCTACGTAGATATCCGCCTGGGCAGACCTGTTGTAGATGAAGATGTGAACATCATCCGCCGTCGCATGCAGGAGATTATCGATGCCAGAATGCCGATACGCCGCTTCACCGTGCCTACCGAAGAGGCAGTTGCGCTGTTCCAGGAGAAAGGGGATGTTGAGAAGGTGAAACTGCTCAAGACATCGGGCTCTATCTATACTACTTATTATAAAATAGGTGATTATGTAGATTATTACTACGGCACGCTGCTCACCAATACCTCGCAGCTCTATCTCTTCGGGCTGGAGAAATATTATGATGGCATGCTCCTGCGCATTCCTTCGCTCAAGAACCCGGATGTGCTGGGCGAAATGACCCGACAGGACAAGATGTTTGAGATATTCAAGGAGCATCATCGCTGGCAGAGTATCCTGGGCATCAGGACTGTAGGCGATTTTAACCAGGCGATAGATGCCAATCATGCTACCGACATCATCAATATCAGCGAGGCGCTGCAGGAGAAGAAGATTGCCAAGATTGCTGAGGAGATTGCCAGCCGCAAGGGCGTGAAACTGGTGCTGCTGGCAGGTCCTTCTTCTTCAGGCAAGACCACTTCGTGCAAGCGCCTGAGCATACAGCTTGCCGTAAACGGATTGAAACCGCTCCAGATTTCGCTCGATGATTATTTCGTGGATAGGGAGAAAACGCCGAAGGATGCTTCGGGCGAATATGATTATGAGAGCATCTATGCCCTGGATCTTGACCTGATCAACGAGCAGTTCAACGCCCTCTTCCGTGGTGAGGAGGTGGAATTGCCGAAGTATGATTTCCAGAGCGGAAAGAGTAAAAAGAGCGGTAACAGGTTGAAAATGAACGATAACAATGTGCTGGTGGTAGAGGGCATTCATGCATTGAACCCAGAGCTGACGGCCCACATCCCGCAGGAGCAGATCTTCAGAGTATATGCTTCGGCACTGACCACGATTCTTCTGGATAATCACAATTATATCCCGACAACAGACAACCGTTTGCTCCGCCGTATCATCCGCGATAACAAATATCGTGGTGTCTCTGCCCAGGAAACCATTCATCGCTGGCCTTCGGTAAGGGCGGGTGAGAACAAGTGGATATTCCCGTTCCAGGAGAATGCCGATGCGATGCTCAATACGGCGATGCTTTATGAGCTGGCTGTAATCAAGATGCAGGCAGAGCCGCTGCTGCAGCAGGTTCCGGAGAATTGCGAGGAATATGCTGAGGCTTACCGGTTGCTTAAGTTCCTGAAATACTTCAAGGGTATACCTTATAATAATCTGCCGCCTACTTCGCTTCTGCGAGAGTTCCTGGGTGGAAGCTCGTTCCATTATTAA
- a CDS encoding Na/Pi cotransporter family protein: MSIWIFFKLIGALALLMFGMKSMSDSLQKMAGPQLRHVLGTMTTNRLTGILSGTLITAAVQSSTATTVMTVSFVNAGLLTLAQAISVIMGANIGTTLTAWIMSAGFSFNITDFVWPAFFIAIILIYSKKRKIIGDFIFGISFMFLGLGTLRQTGIDMDLAHNQPVLEFFASFDPHSFQTTITFLIIGSILTMCVQSSAAVMAITMILCSTGVLPIYQGIALVMGENIGTTVTSNVAALTANTQARRAAMAHMVFNIFGVLWILCIFHPFIHLVCGWVGFDDAMEKTDPHFVANATKLSFVLAAFHTTFNLANTFILVWFIPQIEKLVCKIIRPKKNTDEDDFRLRFIQSGIMKTPEISVLEAQKEIHCFAERIQRMFGMVKTLLGETNEEKFVKLYSRIEKYEGISDNMEIEIAKYLDQVSDSHLSDETKAKIRAMLREISEIESIGDSCFNIARTLNRRFKGKEDFITSQYEHMHQMMELTDNALTQMNITLVGHKGDNDANLSFNIENEINNYRNQLKSQNINDVNNHLYTYAIGTMYMDIIQECEKLGDYVVNVVEARMGVRQHEA, translated from the coding sequence ATGTCGATTTGGATATTTTTTAAGCTTATTGGAGCACTCGCCCTACTGATGTTCGGTATGAAGTCCATGAGCGACAGTTTGCAGAAGATGGCAGGACCACAGCTCCGCCATGTGTTAGGAACAATGACCACCAACCGTTTGACGGGCATCCTCTCGGGTACGCTCATCACCGCAGCGGTGCAGTCTTCTACAGCCACAACGGTGATGACCGTATCATTCGTGAATGCTGGTCTCCTTACCCTAGCCCAGGCTATCTCCGTTATCATGGGCGCCAACATCGGAACCACGCTCACCGCATGGATCATGAGTGCCGGTTTCTCGTTTAACATCACAGATTTTGTATGGCCGGCGTTCTTCATCGCCATCATCCTGATTTACAGCAAGAAGCGCAAGATTATCGGCGACTTCATCTTCGGTATATCCTTTATGTTTCTCGGTTTGGGTACTTTACGACAAACCGGTATCGACATGGATCTGGCTCATAATCAGCCGGTTCTTGAATTCTTTGCAAGTTTCGATCCTCACAGTTTCCAGACTACCATCACCTTCCTTATTATTGGTAGTATACTCACTATGTGCGTGCAGAGTTCGGCAGCCGTCATGGCGATTACGATGATTCTCTGCTCTACCGGCGTATTGCCTATCTATCAGGGTATTGCGCTTGTGATGGGTGAGAATATCGGAACAACCGTAACCTCCAATGTAGCAGCGCTCACCGCCAACACCCAGGCCCGGAGAGCGGCGATGGCGCACATGGTATTCAACATCTTCGGTGTGCTTTGGATACTCTGCATATTCCACCCGTTCATCCATCTGGTTTGCGGCTGGGTAGGTTTCGACGATGCCATGGAGAAGACTGATCCTCATTTCGTAGCCAATGCAACCAAGCTATCCTTTGTGCTTGCCGCCTTCCATACCACCTTCAACCTCGCCAATACCTTTATCCTGGTATGGTTCATTCCACAGATAGAGAAGCTGGTATGCAAGATTATCCGTCCTAAGAAGAATACCGATGAGGACGACTTCCGCCTGCGCTTTATCCAGAGCGGTATCATGAAGACACCGGAAATCTCTGTCTTGGAGGCACAGAAAGAGATTCATTGCTTTGCCGAGCGCATCCAGCGCATGTTCGGCATGGTGAAGACGCTTCTTGGCGAGACCAATGAAGAAAAGTTTGTAAAACTCTATAGCCGCATCGAGAAATACGAGGGTATCTCTGACAACATGGAGATAGAGATTGCCAAGTATCTCGACCAGGTGAGCGATTCTCATCTTTCTGACGAGACCAAGGCAAAAATCCGCGCCATGCTCCGTGAGATTTCTGAGATAGAGAGTATCGGTGACAGCTGCTTCAACATCGCACGCACGCTGAACCGCCGTTTCAAGGGCAAGGAAGACTTCATCACTTCACAGTATGAGCACATGCACCAGATGATGGAACTTACCGACAATGCCCTTACCCAAATGAACATCACCCTCGTAGGTCATAAGGGAGACAACGATGCCAACCTCTCTTTCAACATCGAGAACGAAATCAACAACTATCGCAATCAGTTGAAGAGCCAGAACATCAACGATGTAAACAACCATCTCTATACCTACGCCATCGGTACCATGTATATGGATATCATCCAGGAATGCGAGAAGCTCGGCGACTATGTAGTAAACGTAGTAGAGGCCCGCATGGGTGTAAGACAGCATGAAGCTTAG
- a CDS encoding NAD-dependent epimerase/dehydratase family protein, with protein sequence MKILVTGASGFIGSYIVEEALRQGMETWAAVRPTSSRKYLQDERIHFINLNLSSEEELEKELAPHEFDYIVHAAGATKCLHAEEFYKVNTEGTKHLVNVLLRLQMPIRRFVFVSSLSIFGAIREEQPYQEISEHDTPKPNTAYGKSKLEAERYLDSIGNNFPYIILRPTGVYGPREKDYFLMAQSIKQHVDFAVGFKRQDITFVYVQDVVQAVFLALDHGMNGRKYFLSDGEVYQSAAFSDLIKKELGNPWMLRIKAPVWVLRIVTFFGEYLGRMTGKMSALNNDKYNILKQRNWRCDIEPAMDELGYHPHYPLERGVKLAIKWYKDNGWL encoded by the coding sequence ATGAAGATTCTAGTAACGGGTGCGTCGGGCTTTATCGGCAGCTACATCGTGGAAGAGGCCTTGAGACAGGGCATGGAAACCTGGGCGGCAGTACGCCCTACCAGTTCCAGAAAGTATCTGCAAGACGAGCGCATCCATTTTATCAATCTCAATCTTTCTTCAGAGGAAGAGTTGGAGAAAGAACTCGCCCCGCACGAGTTCGACTATATAGTGCATGCAGCCGGCGCAACGAAGTGCCTGCATGCAGAGGAATTTTATAAGGTAAACACAGAGGGAACCAAACATCTGGTGAACGTCCTTCTGCGCCTCCAGATGCCTATCAGGCGATTTGTCTTTGTCAGTTCGCTCAGCATCTTTGGAGCCATCCGCGAAGAGCAGCCTTATCAGGAAATCTCAGAACATGATACTCCTAAGCCAAATACTGCATACGGAAAGAGTAAGCTGGAGGCAGAACGCTATCTGGACAGCATCGGCAATAACTTTCCTTATATCATCCTCCGCCCTACAGGAGTTTACGGTCCTAGGGAGAAAGATTATTTTCTCATGGCACAGAGCATCAAGCAACATGTTGACTTTGCTGTAGGATTCAAGCGCCAGGACATTACCTTCGTGTATGTACAGGATGTGGTGCAGGCTGTATTCCTGGCTCTGGATCATGGAATGAACGGCAGGAAATACTTCCTCAGCGATGGAGAAGTATATCAGTCGGCTGCCTTCAGCGACCTGATAAAAAAGGAGTTAGGCAATCCTTGGATGCTACGCATCAAGGCACCTGTCTGGGTGTTGCGCATCGTAACCTTCTTCGGAGAGTATCTCGGAAGGATGACGGGCAAGATGTCGGCTCTGAACAATGATAAGTACAACATTCTGAAACAGCGCAACTGGCGATGTGATATTGAGCCAGCCATGGATGAACTGGGCTATCATCCTCATTATCCACTGGAAAGAGGTGTGAAGCTCGCCATCAAGTGGTACAAGGATAACGGATGGCTGTAA
- a CDS encoding phosphatase PAP2 family protein, with protein sequence MAVNYKLIRSVIKDYFKIDKNPKKGLMTLEWVMLGYMAITIITMLFTYTKLVNPEAMLWGRLRALVMTIALWAVYRMIPCRITKMVRIIAQMALLAWWYPDTYEINRMFPNLDHIFAGWEQNLFGCQPALLFAKALPWAVVSELMSMGYFMYYPMIALVSFYYFFCRYYEAERAAFVMLTSFFIYYLIYIYVPVVGPTFYFDAVGISEITKGIFPALGDYFNTHTNCLPTPGYTDGIFYQLVEDAKNAGERPTAAFPSSHVGVSTICMLLVWHTGNRKQLYVMLPFYIFLCLATVYIQAHYLIDAIAGLISAVVIYFVLMAVSKGMTEHHTPSSRLRFR encoded by the coding sequence ATGGCTGTAAATTATAAACTAATAAGAAGCGTGATAAAAGATTATTTCAAGATAGACAAGAACCCGAAGAAGGGACTGATGACACTGGAATGGGTCATGCTGGGATATATGGCAATCACCATTATCACCATGCTCTTTACCTACACCAAACTCGTAAACCCGGAAGCTATGCTCTGGGGACGACTGAGAGCGCTCGTCATGACCATCGCTCTTTGGGCAGTATACCGCATGATACCTTGCCGCATCACCAAGATGGTGCGCATCATTGCCCAGATGGCTTTGCTTGCCTGGTGGTATCCCGACACCTACGAAATCAACCGTATGTTCCCCAACCTCGACCATATCTTTGCAGGTTGGGAGCAGAATCTTTTCGGATGTCAGCCCGCCCTGCTCTTTGCCAAAGCCCTGCCTTGGGCTGTAGTAAGCGAACTGATGTCGATGGGCTACTTTATGTATTATCCGATGATTGCATTGGTTTCATTCTATTATTTCTTCTGCAGATATTATGAGGCTGAAAGAGCTGCATTCGTCATGCTCACCAGTTTCTTTATCTACTATCTCATCTACATCTATGTACCGGTAGTGGGCCCGACCTTCTACTTTGATGCAGTAGGGATATCAGAAATAACCAAGGGCATCTTCCCGGCTTTGGGCGATTACTTCAACACCCATACCAACTGCCTGCCGACACCGGGTTACACCGATGGAATCTTCTACCAGCTTGTAGAAGACGCCAAGAACGCCGGCGAGCGTCCTACAGCAGCTTTCCCAAGTTCGCATGTGGGCGTGAGCACCATCTGCATGCTCCTGGTCTGGCATACCGGCAACAGAAAACAGCTATACGTGATGCTGCCATTCTACATCTTCCTGTGTCTGGCTACCGTATATATTCAGGCGCATTATCTCATCGATGCCATCGCCGGCCTCATCTCTGCCGTCGTCATCTATTTTGTATTGATGGCAGTATCGAAGGGAATGACAGAGCACCATACTCCTTCTTCGCGACTGAGATTCAGATAG
- the miaB gene encoding tRNA (N6-isopentenyl adenosine(37)-C2)-methylthiotransferase MiaB, with protein sequence MKKLFIETYGCQMNVADSEVVASVMQMAGYEICEKEEEADAIFLNTCSIRENAENKIYHRLDTLHAEQKKGRKVILGVLGCMAERVKDDLIQNHYANLVCGPDSYLNLPDMIAQCEIGTNAINIELSKTETYRDIVPQRIGGNRVSGFVSIMRGCNNFCHYCIVPYTRGRERSRDAESILREVRDLQQRGFKEVTLLGQNVNSYGLSPSGKREEGSLSFAELLHMVAQAVPDMRVRFTTSNPEDMTEDILHAIAEEPNLCKHIHFPAQSGSNKILKLMNRKYTREEYLQRIADIKRIIPGCGITTDIFVGYHDETEEDHQETLSLVKEVGFDSAFMFKYSERPGTYAAKHLPDNVSEETKIARLNELIKLQTEVSAEQNKKDEGKVFTILIENFSKRSREQMMGRTEQNKAVVIDKGNHHIGELVKVRITGSTSATLFGEEVKE encoded by the coding sequence ATGAAGAAACTATTTATTGAGACTTATGGCTGCCAGATGAACGTGGCAGACAGTGAGGTAGTTGCCTCTGTAATGCAGATGGCTGGCTACGAAATTTGTGAGAAAGAAGAAGAGGCTGATGCCATCTTCCTGAACACCTGCAGTATCCGCGAGAATGCAGAGAACAAGATTTATCATCGCCTCGACACCCTGCATGCAGAGCAGAAGAAGGGAAGAAAGGTGATTCTCGGCGTTTTGGGCTGTATGGCTGAGCGCGTGAAGGATGACCTCATCCAGAACCACTATGCCAACCTGGTTTGCGGACCAGACAGCTATCTCAACCTGCCGGATATGATTGCGCAGTGCGAGATAGGTACCAATGCCATCAACATAGAACTTTCTAAGACCGAGACTTACCGTGACATCGTACCTCAGCGCATCGGTGGCAACAGAGTGAGCGGTTTCGTAAGCATCATGCGTGGTTGCAACAACTTTTGCCACTACTGCATCGTGCCTTATACCCGTGGACGTGAGCGCAGCCGCGATGCTGAGAGCATCCTGCGTGAGGTTCGCGATTTGCAGCAGCGTGGCTTCAAGGAAGTTACCCTGCTTGGACAGAATGTAAACAGTTATGGTCTCTCGCCATCGGGCAAACGCGAAGAAGGCAGTCTTTCCTTTGCCGAGCTCCTCCACATGGTAGCCCAGGCTGTACCGGATATGCGAGTACGCTTCACCACCTCTAACCCAGAGGATATGACCGAGGACATCCTCCACGCCATCGCCGAAGAGCCAAACCTCTGCAAACACATCCACTTCCCTGCACAGAGCGGAAGCAACAAGATTTTGAAGCTGATGAACCGCAAATACACCCGTGAGGAGTATCTGCAGCGCATCGCCGACATCAAGCGCATCATCCCGGGCTGCGGCATCACCACCGACATCTTCGTGGGTTATCACGACGAGACCGAGGAAGACCATCAGGAAACCCTCTCGCTGGTGAAGGAAGTAGGCTTCGACAGCGCCTTCATGTTCAAGTATTCAGAGCGCCCGGGCACCTATGCCGCCAAGCATCTGCCAGACAACGTTTCTGAGGAAACCAAGATAGCCCGCCTCAACGAACTTATCAAACTGCAGACCGAGGTGAGTGCCGAGCAGAACAAGAAGGATGAAGGCAAGGTATTCACCATCCTCATCGAGAACTTCAGCAAGCGTAGCCGCGAGCAGATGATGGGTCGAACAGAACAGAACAAGGCGGTTGTCATCGATAAGGGCAACCACCATATCGGAGAGTTAGTGAAGGTTCGCATCACCGGTTCTACCTCTGCTACTCTCTTCGGAGAAGAAGTAAAGGAGTAA
- a CDS encoding ABC transporter ATP-binding protein — protein MKEFLQILRRFVPPYKKYLGLSILFNILSAVLNIFSFAALIPILQILFQVDGGIRVNEYMHWNGDWGSIKEVATNNLYYYIQEFIVVHSASTALLVIGIFLAFMTFLKTGAYFLSSATIIPIRTGIVRDIRNQIYQKINSLSLGFFSEERKGDIIARMSGDVQEVENSIMSSLDMLFKNPILILFYFVTLICISWQLTLFTILFVPPFGWFMGIVGKKLKAHSIEAQALWSDTMSMVEETLGGLRIIKAFCAEEKMNKRFNQVNSSYRDNIMRVNIRQQMAHPMSEFLGTILIVVVLWFGGILVLDYGRIDGPTIIFYLVMLYSIINPLKEFSKASYNIPKGLASMERIDKILQAEVEIKDKENPEHISSFEHQIEFRHVSFAYTDRKSAELVYVLKDINLVIPKGKTVALVGQSGSGKSTMVDLIPRYYDVQEGEVLIDGINVKDLAVHDLRMLIGNVNQEAILFNASFKDNIRFGKTDATDEEIANAAKIANAYEFITKSEHGFDTNIGDRGGRLSGGQRQRVSIARAILKNPPILILDEATSALDTESERLVQDALEKLMKTRTTVAVAHRLSTIKHADEICVLHEGKIVERGTHDELIRKDGYYKKLHDMQQV, from the coding sequence ATGAAGGAATTCTTGCAAATTTTACGCCGGTTCGTCCCTCCATACAAGAAGTATCTGGGACTGTCAATCCTGTTCAATATCCTGTCTGCGGTATTGAACATCTTTTCGTTTGCAGCCTTGATACCAATCCTGCAAATCCTGTTCCAAGTAGATGGTGGTATCCGTGTCAACGAGTATATGCACTGGAATGGAGATTGGGGTAGCATCAAGGAGGTTGCAACCAATAACCTGTATTATTATATTCAGGAGTTTATTGTTGTCCATAGTGCATCAACTGCCCTTTTGGTCATCGGCATATTCCTAGCCTTCATGACATTCCTCAAGACGGGAGCCTATTTCCTCTCGTCAGCCACCATCATACCTATCCGTACAGGTATTGTAAGAGACATCCGCAACCAGATTTACCAGAAGATAAACAGTCTCTCGCTCGGTTTCTTCAGCGAGGAGCGCAAGGGAGATATCATTGCCCGCATGAGCGGTGATGTGCAGGAAGTGGAGAACAGCATCATGTCGTCGCTCGACATGCTCTTCAAGAACCCTATTCTGATCCTCTTCTATTTCGTTACGCTGATCTGCATCAGTTGGCAGCTCACCCTCTTCACCATCCTCTTTGTGCCACCTTTCGGCTGGTTCATGGGAATAGTGGGCAAGAAACTGAAGGCACACAGTATCGAGGCACAGGCACTTTGGAGCGATACGATGAGTATGGTAGAAGAAACCCTGGGCGGCTTGCGCATCATCAAGGCGTTCTGTGCAGAAGAAAAGATGAACAAGCGTTTCAATCAGGTTAACAGCAGCTACCGCGACAACATCATGCGTGTAAATATCCGCCAGCAGATGGCACACCCGATGAGTGAGTTTCTGGGAACTATCCTCATCGTAGTGGTATTGTGGTTTGGCGGTATCCTGGTTCTGGATTACGGCAGAATCGACGGTCCTACCATCATCTTCTATCTCGTGATGCTCTACAGCATCATCAACCCGCTGAAGGAATTCTCCAAAGCGAGTTACAATATTCCAAAGGGATTGGCAAGTATGGAGCGTATCGACAAGATTCTGCAGGCTGAGGTGGAAATCAAGGACAAGGAGAACCCTGAGCATATCAGCAGCTTCGAACATCAGATAGAGTTCCGCCACGTTTCCTTCGCCTATACCGACCGAAAGAGCGCCGAACTGGTTTATGTATTAAAGGATATCAATCTCGTGATACCAAAAGGCAAGACTGTTGCACTTGTTGGTCAGAGCGGTAGCGGTAAGAGTACGATGGTAGATTTGATTCCACGTTACTATGATGTACAGGAAGGCGAGGTGCTGATTGACGGCATTAATGTGAAAGACCTTGCCGTACATGACCTTCGCATGCTGATAGGAAATGTAAACCAGGAGGCTATCCTCTTCAATGCAAGTTTCAAGGACAATATCCGATTCGGCAAGACCGATGCTACAGACGAGGAAATAGCCAATGCAGCTAAGATAGCCAATGCTTACGAGTTCATTACCAAGTCGGAGCATGGTTTCGATACAAATATCGGAGACCGAGGCGGCAGACTTTCCGGTGGCCAGCGCCAGCGTGTCAGCATCGCCCGTGCCATCCTCAAGAATCCTCCTATCCTCATCCTCGATGAGGCAACATCAGCCCTCGATACCGAGAGCGAGCGCCTGGTTCAGGATGCCTTGGAGAAACTGATGAAAACCCGTACCACCGTGGCTGTGGCTCACCGATTGAGTACCATCAAGCATGCCGATGAAATCTGCGTATTGCACGAGGGTAAGATTGTGGAGCGCGGTACCCACGATGAACTGATTAGAAAAGACGGATATTACAAAAAGTTGCACGATATGCAGCAGGTGTAA